Proteins co-encoded in one Uloborus diversus isolate 005 chromosome 9, Udiv.v.3.1, whole genome shotgun sequence genomic window:
- the LOC129230156 gene encoding serine-rich adhesin for platelets-like yields MTLVGRLDPLPIVLKADIMGFGRWEMEMDYAEETTEKRRVLETEKEDTVELQQKYKAVQEKEKAVQEGLASLKANFFCDLCEKQYYKYHEFDNHINSYDHAHKQRLKDLKQREFGRNVVSKWKREDKRKEKEAKRLHELAEKRAQAAEIRGPVEMGTGEKFIPGGGFKAIDSKNGENVTDSDFQNDDIEPKHMIDFEDCSSNMASNASEEAPMADFPESVHPEATALVEAADESFNSQDSFNVDDFEGENSSPVTPLDYETNSVDNQSENKDISNSQCEISESSAADELENSSNDLQESVEHNVKAATITADEDESDIWDSLYLNTIFYSPDDEDLPPLPEGDTKPCDQIEMASDTSVLNQETGSENVDKSNDKTAEDISESNFYNFEVSKEEEPFVSKSVVLLGKALARKRLMAFSQSKLTNISKRDSVLSKSGSLSFSLAKKSNQKVGADVVSAFKEEEEDSEQSRGESSAKSDKEDAGKSEDSSSAKTEMYPNHPPDAFSKKPNFGFLTFVKTVAVEDSEKPEEASAKDGESIADKSSHSGKSDRERSRHSEERNSRRQDRERRRSREWKKSPERHSHRYEDRDRGRRYDQYERRRSKERSRSRRSAERDHRSSERTKDRRHNDKQDTDRRKYADRNKSPEKERAKHSSDSKSKKSDDSKKASNLEREKLAADSEQLEQKSAKCKDNLPEVLAANSEKQFVSEETCSNVLKDLIANEISSSVEKCVNDSRGSSVSKIKSEVVHPTLNEICSDKAQSKSTKLEREELALSEENNFEVKGVGTFSHSLDAPDAKISVASSIKCEINDADVDRADAQDYLECYEPYVKSESFEKIKENEDSKSLDIKLLPALVDTNVPLKKESSTCDDLKSEVKIEQTNKKLSNEELKENKDMLVSPISDSKTLKRKKKSQPSSADLKKSEKSKKRKKKTNKLLSQMLKNKAFKKFCQESGLDISDNSKKIEATLQMLYKAMSEKKKKKRKTEPSVSDDSDSSSSSSSSSSGASSSASGTGSDVSSSSSSSSDSDDPVNKKSKKKKVKSMKSTLSENAKGKDNLVLDCIQVPKDIEGIHESISNKNDENNLKKDKRKLAHGTKLDKNKQKLKQDANVNSEIPPSYLEFNIEQKSPKQEKFKQEVTNDDLCSNKIQKFNEVIENNLHENSKKCKNELQTDKDSVVGFAESSTTTESLLEIKKSDDVNLAQKKLELKDKLEELDLSNSKTAHNLVQKKMKVEDKLEEPDLPRGKTAHNLVQEKLQVEDKLEDPDVSTSKTAHNLLQKKLKVEEKLEDPDLSTSKTANNLVEKKLKVEDKLQDPDLSTDKIAHKVVKAEKSSTENKSSKRSRESPSDSHSGRKSSEKSRASDSQEHSERKKKKVKGSKSSKEKKKRSKSRSVIKYTYSLPSLQFCCNRRCGDFECVFKKRTPSPSSSECSSPHLDVGKMSALDALKSCYGKLDSPPIKGTKREQEVSPEQPAKKKSKDELVEQNSSLHSSKLPPAEIKVEKKENISSVLPKLKNKTVKKVPRVPVKVKSKWDTDSESELDIDWSPQVDDESIQFKNEETVVPSPLVSKSPVKQESKDKDQKSVDEKYSGEPLEYVKTSKSFDDSETVLSEPSAKKIKLEDSDKQSLPDNLDLKSESIISENECSVPNFSSSNLLNTSEEESSVRRSETEDIKDESVKLSKSSENVKSFIEIHEESNSPNLTNVPQQEDQKAIICEENQDPVLSQNLSYSSADDLTSQECDANKSSDLEGEYDEFLKLLNLSESENSNLQTTDDNQSEVFKVSSENFSDSITDTKLPSSFTAYAEITNSDIVPPASTDIPIDYENPTITDETGVSKTLNARKESSQLSEKSKIKSENYGQEEKETLFSSENKKDTEFYRTKLKPDAGSKLSADKVSNTLKLPYVAETTAKNDDVAINLNLVPNNNYKKALLSKSKSENSDQASLCFDNSIEMKVKDDDCDNKKVGPLENQFSFSVSKTLSPTSNETDNSNSSSKNEESKVSLPISYPIMSFKHKASVSENHTTVSEATPKHSEKKQFSKWDVKPVVDHKLENEKSKAAKNRTDPEDKVVEKPNFNVEPCKISSHSNNELKAISSQSSSAEEIFVPQNIPNASVTETVQPDIAQNDSPSAAVGPYVEAYSDVPNKYENICNSDDVSKSYLLYIQQLQLTSSTPSTMIGNASYFETTLGCPIVEQSGSLPNAMGSFDQINSALLEQYLVKNNMVFPPQDEAISSSVADLVTALNSESSEAVSSSVEVSEENEQLKSSCLGIDNAGDTNSVKAASDALTEFPKKEKKKDEVKRLSNSSTVVASSSPIIPTPKAGILVTPSREPDSQPKKSVTFADGIPPTKDLFVGSISPPPPPPPPKERRHKVKVKHLRKAERSVSPPPPPPPPPRSPPPPPPPPGKPKSQTSVVVATLPSTVDPYQQMQTVQQLQPQYTMGQIPCPTNPQASGYSVPYAYTGNYPLYTAAPQHMPPQYSYPPPNPQVYVNQPMQVPYAYPPPPGTQIPGYPIPQQPPGQPQ; encoded by the coding sequence aggTCCTGTTGAAATGGGAACTGGTGAGAAATTCATACCTGGTGGTGGCTTCAAGGCGATTGATAGCAAAAATGGAGAAAATGTCACAGACAGTGATTTTCAAAATGATGATATTGAGCCCAAGCACATGATAGACTTCGAAGATTGTTCGTCTAATATGGCTTCCAATGCTTCTGAAGAAGCACCAATGGCTGATTTTCCTGAATCAGTGCATCCAGAAGCAACAGCATTGGTAGAAGCTGCAGATGAGTCCTTCAATTCACAAGACAGCTTCAATGTGGATGATTTTGAGGGTGAAAATAGTTCTCCTGTTACTCCCTTAGATTATGAAACAAACTCAGTTGATAATCAAAGTGAGAATAAAGATATTTCAAACTCTCAATGTGAAATAAGTGAATCTTCAGCAGCTGATGAATTAGAGAACAGTAGCAATGATCTTCAAGAATCTGTCGAACATAATGTGAAGGCTGCAACTATTACAGCTGATGAAGATGAATCTGATATTTGGGATTCTCtgtatttaaatactattttttattctCCTGATGATGAGGATTTGCCTCCGTTACCTGAAGGTGACACTAAACCTTGTGATCAAATTGAAATGGCCAGTGATACATCAGTACTTAACCAAGAGACGGGGTCAGAAAATGTTGATAAATCAAATGATAAGACAGCTGAAGATATATCGGAAAGtaacttttataattttgaaGTTTCTAAGGAAGAAGAACCATTTGTGTCAAAATCTGTTGTGTTACTTGGGAAAGCACTAGCAAGAAAGAGGCTGATGGCTTTTTCTCAAagtaaattaacaaatatttctAAAAGGGATTCTGTTTTATCAAAATCTGGTTCGTTATCATTTAGTTTAGCAAAAAAATCCAATCAAAAAGTCGGTGCAGATGTCGTTTCAGCTTTCAAAGAAGAGGAGGAAGATAGTGAACAAAGCAGAGGGGAATCTTCCGCAAAAAGTGATAAAGAGGATGCTGGAAAGAGTGAAGATAGCTCATCAGCTAAAACAGAGATGTATCCAAATCATCCTCCCGATGCATTTAGCAAGAAGCCAAACTTTGGATTCCTTacttttgttaagacagttgcgGTTGAAGACTCGGAAAAGCCGGAGGAAGCATCCGCAAAGGACGGGGAATCCATTGCTGACAAAAGCTCTCATTCAGGGAAATCCGATAGGGAACGAAGTCGTCATTCAGAGGAGAGGAATAGCAGGAGACAAGATAGAGAAAGGCGAAGGTCTCGTGAATGGAAAAAATCTCCAGAAAGACACAGTCACAGGTATGAAGACAGGGACAGAGGAAGGAGGTATGATCAGTATGAAAGAAGGCGGTCTAAAGAAAGGAGTAGAAGCAGAAGATCAGCTGAGAGAGATCATAGATCGTCAGAAAGGACGAAAGATAGACGGCATAACGACAAGCAAGACACTGATAGGAGAAAATATGCTGACCGAAACAAGTCTCCAGAAAAAGAGAGAGCTAAGCATTCTTCAGAttcaaaatctaaaaagtcaGATGATTCGAAAAAAGCAAGCAATTTGGAAAGGGAAAAGTTGGCAGCAGATTCGGAGCAACTTGAGCAAAAATCTGCAAAATGTAAGGATAATCTTCCTGAGGTGTTAGCTGCAAACTCTGAGAAACAGTTCGTTTCTGAAGAAACTTGTTCCAATGTTCTAAAAGATTTAATTGCAAATGAAATTAGTTCTTCTGTTGAAAAATGTGTGAATGATAGTAGAGGTAGCAGTGTGTCTAAAATTAAGTCTGAAGTTGTCCATCCGACTTTAAATGAGATATGCAGTGATAAAGCGCAATCAAAGTCAACAAAATTGGAGCGTGAGGAATTGGCACTgagtgaagaaaataattttgaagtgaaAGGTGTAGGAACTTTTTCTCATTCGCTTGATGCGCCAGATGCAAAGATTTCCGTTGCTTCAAGCATAAAGTGTGAAATAAATGATGCTGATGTCGACAGAGCTGATGCTCAGGATTACCTTGAGTGTTATGAACCTTATGTGAAGTCTGAAAGTTTTGAAAAGATCAAAGAAAATGAAGATTCTAAATCTTTAGACATAAAACTGCTACCTGCGTTAGTTGATACAAATGTTCCTTTGAAAAAAGAATCAAGTACTTGTgatgatttaaaatctgaagtaaaaatTGAACAAACTAACAAAAAGCTAAGCAATGAAGAACTTAAAGAAAATAAGGATATGTTAGTGTCACCTATTTCTGAtagtaaaactttgaaaagaaagaaaaaatctcagCCCAGTTCTGCAGATCtgaagaaatctgaaaaatcaaagaaacgcaaaaagaaaactaataaacttttgtctcaaatgcttaaaaacaaagcatttaaaaaattctgtcaGGAGTCGGGCCTAGACATTTCtgataattccaaaaaaattgagGCTACTCTTCAAATGCTGTATAAAGCAATgtctgaaaagaaaaagaaaaaacgaaaaactgAACCAAGTGTTTCTGATGATAGTGATTCGTCCAGCAGCTCAAGTAGCAGTTCTTCGGGTGCTTCTAGCAGTGCATCAGGAACTGGAAGTGATGTTTCTTCTAGCAGTTCATCCAGTAGTGATAGCGATGATCCTgtgaataaaaaatcaaaaaagaagaaagtaaaatcaATGAAAAGTACTTTGTCAGAGAATGCTAAAGGTAAAGACAATTTAGTGTTAGACTGTATTCAAGTTCCTAAAGATATTGAAGGCATTCACGAGtccatttcaaataaaaatgatgaaaataatttaaagaaagataaaagaaaaCTTGCTCATGGTACAAAGCTGGACAAAAATAAGCAGAAATTAAAACAAGATGCAAATGTGAACAGCGAAATACCTCCTTCTTATCTAGAATTTAATATTGAACAAAAATCACCTAAGCAGGAAAAATTTAAACAGGAAGTCACAAATGATGATTTGTGTTCTAATAAAATACAGAAGTTTAATGAGGTAATTGAAAACAATCTACATGAGAATAGCAAAAAGTGTAAAAATGAGCTTCAAACTGACAAAGATTCTGTAGTTGGATTTGCAGAATCTTCCACTACTACTGAAagtttgcttgaaataaaaaagtcTGATGATGTTAACTTAGCACAGAAAAAACTGGAGTTAAAGGATAAATTAGAGGAACTAGATTTGTCAAACAGTAAAACTGCACACAACTTAgtgcagaaaaaaatgaaagtggaGGATAAATTGGAGGAACCAGATTTGCCAAGAGGTAAAACTGCACACAACTTAGTGCAAGAAAAACTGCAGGTGGAGGATAAATTGGAGGATCCAGATGTGTCAACCAGTAAAACTGCACACAACTTATTGCAGAAAAAACTGAAAGTGGAGGAAAAATTGGAGGATCCCGATTTGTCAACCAGTAAAACTGCAAACAACTTAGTGGAGAAAAAACTTAAGGTAGAGGATAAATTACAGGATCCAGATTTATCAACCGATAAAATTGCACACAAGGTAGTAAAAGCTGAAAAATCAAGCACCGAGAATAAATCCTCAAAGAGAAGTAGGGAATCTCCTTCAGATAGTCACTCTGGGAGAAAAAGTTCAGAAAAGAGTAGAGCTAGTGATTCTCAAGAACATTccgaacgaaaaaagaaaaaggtaaagggaagtaaaagttctaaagagaaaaagaaaagatcaaAATCACGTAGTGTAATAAAGTACACATATTCCTTACCATCGTTGCAATTTTGTTGCAATAGAAGGTGCGGTGACTTTGAATGTGTCTTCAAGAAGCGAACACCCAGTCCAAGCAGTAGTGAATGCAGCTCTCCGCATTTGGATGTTGGTAAAATGTCAGCTCTTGATGCTTTGAAATCATGTTATGGTAAATTAGACAGTCCACCAATAAAAGGAACCAAAAGAGAACAGGAAGTATCCCCTGAACAACCTGCCAAAAAGAAAAGCAAGGATGAGCTTGTTGAACAAAATAGCTCCCTGCACAGTTCAAAACTGCCACCTGCTGAGATTAAAGTTGAGAAGAAAGAGAATATTTCATCTGttttgccaaaattaaaaaataaaactgttaaaaaaGTACCTCGTGTTCCTGTCAAAGTAAAATCAAAGTGGGATACAGATTCTGAAAGTGAGTTAGACATAGATTGGAGTCCTCAAGTTGATGATGAAAGCATTCAATTTAAGAATGAAGAAACTGTAGTACCTTCACCTTTGGTTTCAAAAAGTCCTGTCAAACAAGAATCTAAAGACAAGGATCAGAAATCAGTTGATGAAAAATACAGTGGTGAGCCCTTAGAATATGTTAAAACTTCTAAGTCATTCGACGATAGTGAAACGGTATTGTCGGAACCTTCTGCAAAAAAGATTAAACTGGAAGATTCTGACAAACAGTCTTTGCCAGACAATCTTGATCTCAAAAGTGAATCAATTATAAGTGAAAATGAATGTTCTGTTCCAAATTTTTCATCCTCCAACCTTTTGAATACCAGTGAAGAAGAGTCATCAGTCAGAAGGAGTGAAACTGAGGATATAAAAGACGAGAGTGTTAAATTATCAAAAAGTAGTGAAAATGTTAAATCATTTATTGAAATTCATGAAGAATCAAATTCACCAAATCTCACCAATGTACCTCAACAAGAGGATCAAAAAGCTATAATTTGCGAAGAAAATCAGGATCCTGTTTTGTCTCAAAATTTGTCTTATTCAAGTGCTGATGACTTAACTAGTCAAGAATGTGATGCTAATAAGTCTAGTGACCTGGAGGGCGAATATGATGAGTTTCTGAAGTTACTAAATCTTAGTGAATCTGAAAACAGTAATTTGCAAACTACTGATGACAATCAATCAGAAGTTTTTAAAGTGTCTTCTGAAAACTTCTCTGATAGCATCACTGATACAAAATTACCCTCTTCATTTACAGCATACGCAGAAATAACAAATTCAGATATTGTGCCACCTGCTTCTACAGATATTCCAATTGATTATGAGAATCCGACAATTACTGATGAAACAGGTGTATCCAAGACTCTAAATGCGAGAAAGGAATCTTCTCAGTTAagtgaaaaatctaaaattaagtCAGAAAATTATGGtcaagaagaaaaagaaactttattttcatCTGAAAATAAGAAGGATACTGAATTTTATCGAACAAAACTAAAACCTGATGCAGGTAGCAAACTTTCAGCGGACAAGGTTTCAAATACCCTAAAACTGCCTTATGTAGCAGAAACAACTGCAAAAAATGATGATGTAGCTATCAATCTTAATCTTGTtccaaataataattataaaaaagcaTTACTTTCAAAATCAAAGTCTGAAAATTCTGACCAAGCTTCTCTTTGTTTCGATAACTCAATTGAAATGAAGGTGAAAGATGATGATTGTGATAATAAAAAGGTTGGTCCACTAGAAAATCAGTTCtctttttcagtttctaaaaccTTAAGTCCAACTAGTAATGAAACTGATAATTCAAATAGTTCAAGTAAAAATGAAGAATCAAAAGTTAGTTTACCAATTTCTTACCCAATCATGTCATTTAAGCACAAAGCTTCTGTATCCGAAAACCACACAACAGTTTCTGAAGCAACGCcaaaacattctgaaaaaaagCAGTTTAGCAAATGGGATGTTAAACCTGTTGTTGATCATAAGttggaaaatgaaaaatcaaaagctGCAAAGAACAGAACAGATCCTGAAGACAAAGTAGTTGAAAAACCAAATTTCAATGTAGAACCCTGTAAAATATCTAGTCACTCAAATAATGAATTAAAGGCAATAAGTTCACAATCCTCTAGTGCAGAAGAAATATTTGTTCCTCAAAATATTCCAAATGCTTCTGTGACTGAAACAGTTCAACCAGATATTGCACAAAATGATTCACCATCAGCAGCTGTTGGACCATATGTAGAAGCATATTCAGACGTTCCtaacaaatatgaaaatatttgcaactcAGATGATGTTTCTAAAAGCTATCTTCTTTACATTCAGCAACTGCAATTGACTTCTAGTACACCATCTACGATGATCGGAAATGCATCATATTTTGAGACTACGCTTGGGTGTCCCATAGTAGAACAAAGTGGGAGTTTGCCCAATGCAATGGGtagttttgatcaaataaattcGGCTTTGCTTGAGCAGTATCTTGTCAAAAACAACATGGTCTTTCCACCCCAAGATGAAGCGATCAGTAGTTCTGTTGCAGACTTAGTTACAGCATTAAACTCTGAGTCAAGTGAAGCAGTTTCCTCATCTGTTGAAGTTTCAGAAGAAAATGAGCAGTTGAAGAGTTCCTGTTTAGGCATTGATAATGCTGGAGATACGAACTCAGTAAAAGCCGCTTCAGATGCATTAACTGAATTcccaaagaaagaaaagaagaaagatgaGGTAAAACGGTTGTCTAATTCCTCTACTGTGGTGGCTTCATCTTCTCCTATAATACCAACCCCTAAAGCTGGTATCCTAGTTACTCCATCAAGAGAGCCTGACTCTCAGCCTAAAAAGTCTGTGACTTTTGCAGATGGCATACCACCTACAAAAGATTTATTTGTTGGGTCAATATCACCTCCACCCCCGCCTCCCCCTCCCAAGGAAAGGAGGCACAAGGTGAAAGTGAAACACCTTCGAAAAGCAGAGCGTTCTGTATCCCCTCCTCCACCCCCACCTCCCCCTCCTCGAtcacctcctccccctccccctcctcctggCAAACCTAAGTCTCAAACTTCTGTTGTAGTGGCGACGTTGCCAAGTACTGTGGATCCTTACCAGCAGATGCAAACGGTACAGCAGTTACAGCCTCAGTATACTATGGGACAGATTCCATGCCCTACGAATCCTCAAGCTTCTGGATATTCTGTGCCTTATGCCTACACTGGCAACTATCCACTGTACACAGCAGCTCCTCAGCATATGCCTCCTCAATACTCATATCCTCCCCCGAATCCTCAAGTCTATGTCAATCAACCCATGCAAGTCCCATATGCTTATCCTCCTCCTCCTGGCACTCAGATACCTGGATATCCAATACCTCAACAACCACCTGGCCAACCTCAATGA